From a region of the Dissulfurirhabdus thermomarina genome:
- a CDS encoding DnaJ family domain-containing protein, translating into MSLRFLEMIAEQRIREAQERGELDDLPGAGRPLRFEDDTFVPPDLRLAYKMLKNAGYLPPELEEERELRSTAELLRHLEDEGERYRQVQKLNLLVTRINLRRRRPVNLEVDQVYYRKVVERVQVRR; encoded by the coding sequence GTGAGCCTTCGCTTCCTCGAGATGATCGCCGAGCAGCGGATCCGGGAGGCCCAGGAGCGGGGGGAGCTCGACGACCTCCCCGGCGCGGGGCGGCCCCTCCGCTTCGAGGACGACACCTTCGTGCCCCCCGATCTCCGCCTCGCCTACAAGATGCTCAAGAACGCCGGCTACCTTCCCCCCGAGTTGGAAGAGGAACGCGAGCTCCGTTCCACCGCCGAGCTCCTCCGCCACCTGGAAGACGAGGGGGAACGCTACCGGCAGGTCCAGAAGCTCAACCTGCTCGTCACCCGGATCAACCTCCGCCGCCGCCGGCCCGTCAACCTCGAGGTGGACCAGGTCTACTACCGCAAGGTGGTGGAACGGGTGCAGGTCCGCCGCTGA
- a CDS encoding cold-shock protein, which produces MAKGTVKWFNDRKGYGFISQENGPDVFVHFSAILGEGFKSLSEGQAVEFEVTDGPKGPQASKVQPLS; this is translated from the coding sequence GTGGCAAAGGGAACAGTGAAGTGGTTCAACGATCGTAAGGGGTACGGGTTCATTTCCCAGGAGAACGGGCCGGACGTGTTCGTTCACTTCAGCGCCATCCTCGGGGAGGGCTTCAAGAGCCTCAGCGAGGGCCAGGCCGTGGAGTTCGAGGTGACCGACGGGCCGAAGGGCCCCCAGGCCTCGAAGGTGCAGCCCCTGTCCTAG
- a CDS encoding DUF2157 domain-containing protein, translating to MKFHKDDMEWAVSEGLISGEQAERLWHALEARAGDRPRFDLATVAAYLGALIVISAMVWFLTDAWERLGGWGIFAVAAVYGAAFAAAGHHLFFARGLRVPGGLLFTVAVSMTPLAVYGLERGLGVWPQGDPGPYHGFHVWAKGSWILMEAATAGVALAVLRRVRFPFLTAPLAFALWYMSMDLAPLLLGRAELTWNGRLWVSLWFGLGMLAAAFVVDRRTREDYAFWLYLFGLLAFWGGLSLMRSHSELAKLFYCLINLGLLVLSVVLDRRAFAVFGALGVFGYIGHLAHEVFEDSLLFPFALSLAGIAVIGFGVWYQRRRAEIEAAILRLVPEGIRRRLPTARPAPGNRRRPE from the coding sequence ATGAAATTCCACAAGGACGACATGGAATGGGCCGTATCGGAGGGCCTGATCTCCGGGGAGCAGGCCGAACGGCTGTGGCACGCCCTCGAGGCCCGGGCCGGGGACCGGCCCCGCTTCGACCTCGCCACCGTGGCCGCCTACCTCGGGGCACTCATCGTGATCTCGGCCATGGTGTGGTTTCTCACCGACGCGTGGGAGCGGCTCGGCGGCTGGGGGATCTTCGCCGTGGCGGCGGTCTACGGCGCGGCCTTCGCGGCCGCCGGCCATCATCTCTTCTTCGCCCGGGGGCTCCGGGTGCCGGGCGGGCTCCTCTTCACGGTGGCGGTCTCCATGACGCCGCTGGCGGTCTACGGCCTGGAGCGGGGGCTGGGGGTCTGGCCCCAGGGGGACCCCGGCCCCTACCACGGCTTCCACGTCTGGGCGAAGGGGAGCTGGATCCTCATGGAGGCCGCCACGGCGGGGGTGGCCCTGGCGGTGCTCCGCCGCGTCCGGTTCCCCTTCCTCACGGCCCCGCTGGCCTTCGCCCTCTGGTACATGTCCATGGACCTGGCCCCCCTGCTCCTGGGGCGGGCGGAGCTGACCTGGAACGGGCGCCTGTGGGTCTCACTGTGGTTCGGCCTGGGGATGCTGGCGGCGGCCTTCGTGGTGGACCGGCGCACCCGGGAGGACTACGCCTTCTGGCTGTATCTCTTCGGGCTCCTGGCCTTCTGGGGCGGGCTCTCCCTCATGCGGAGCCACAGCGAACTCGCCAAGCTCTTCTACTGCCTGATCAACCTCGGGCTCCTGGTGCTGTCGGTGGTGCTCGACCGCCGGGCCTTCGCCGTCTTCGGGGCCCTGGGCGTCTTCGGCTACATCGGGCACCTGGCCCACGAGGTCTTCGAGGATTCCCTGCTGTTTCCCTTCGCCCTCAGCCTGGCGGGGATCGCGGTGATCGGGTTCGGCGTCTGGTACCAGCGGCGCCGGGCCGAGATCGAGGCGGCCATCCTACGCCTGGTGCCGGAGGGGATCCGGCGGCGGCTCCCCACGGCGAGGCCGGCCCCCGGGAACCGGCGGCGGCCGGAATGA
- a CDS encoding DEAD/DEAH box helicase codes for MDQHLTDIPFTDLDLEPILLRALDDAGFTHCTPIQAKALPIALAGRGVAGQAQTGTGKTAAFLLATFQHLIRHPLPPEKGRHPRALILAPTRELAIQIHRDAEALGRYTDFRMALVYGGTGYDQQRETLRNGTDVVIGTPGRLIDYLKQKVYRLDYVQVVVIDEADRMFDLGFIADIRYLLRRTPPPEQRLNMMFSATLSLRVTELAYEHLASPEVVKVEAEHVTADQVRQVLYHVAMEEKIPLLLGLLRRARPTRALIFVNTKRAAERVRAYLRANGHEAAVLSGDIPQNKRQRLLERFSAGEIPLMVATDVAARGLHIPEVSHVFNFDLPQDAEDYVHRIGRTGRIGASGEAISLACEQYVFSLPDIEEYIGEKIPVAPVEADLLVTPKRPERTTRARRAEGGRGRGQGRGGAPRARKDGRGRRRPRAR; via the coding sequence ATGGACCAGCACCTCACCGACATCCCCTTCACCGACCTCGACCTCGAGCCGATCCTCCTGCGGGCACTGGACGACGCGGGCTTCACCCACTGCACCCCCATCCAGGCCAAGGCCCTGCCCATCGCCCTGGCGGGGCGGGGGGTGGCGGGCCAGGCCCAGACCGGAACCGGCAAGACCGCCGCCTTCCTCCTCGCCACCTTCCAGCACCTCATCCGCCATCCCCTGCCCCCGGAGAAGGGGCGCCACCCCCGGGCCCTCATCCTGGCCCCCACCCGGGAGCTCGCCATCCAGATCCACCGCGACGCCGAGGCCCTGGGCCGGTACACCGACTTCCGGATGGCCCTGGTCTACGGGGGGACGGGCTACGACCAGCAGCGGGAGACGCTCAGGAATGGCACCGACGTCGTCATCGGGACCCCGGGCCGTCTCATCGACTACCTGAAACAGAAGGTCTACCGGCTGGACTACGTCCAGGTGGTGGTGATCGACGAGGCCGACCGGATGTTCGACCTCGGTTTCATCGCCGACATCCGCTATCTCCTGCGCCGCACCCCGCCCCCGGAGCAACGCCTCAACATGATGTTCTCGGCCACCCTCTCCCTCCGGGTCACGGAGCTGGCCTACGAGCACCTGGCCAGCCCCGAGGTGGTCAAGGTGGAGGCGGAGCACGTGACGGCGGACCAGGTCCGCCAGGTCCTCTACCACGTGGCCATGGAGGAGAAGATCCCGCTGCTCCTGGGGCTGCTCCGGCGGGCGCGGCCCACTCGGGCCCTCATCTTCGTCAACACCAAGCGGGCCGCGGAGCGGGTGCGGGCCTACCTCCGGGCCAACGGGCACGAGGCCGCCGTCCTCTCCGGGGACATCCCCCAGAACAAGCGCCAGCGGTTGCTCGAGCGCTTCAGTGCCGGCGAGATCCCCCTCATGGTGGCCACCGACGTCGCGGCCCGGGGCCTCCACATCCCCGAGGTGAGCCACGTCTTCAACTTCGACCTCCCCCAGGACGCCGAGGACTACGTCCACCGGATCGGGCGAACCGGCCGCATCGGGGCCAGCGGCGAGGCCATCAGCCTCGCCTGCGAGCAGTACGTCTTCTCCCTGCCCGACATCGAGGAGTACATCGGGGAGAAGATCCCCGTGGCCCCGGTGGAGGCGGACCTCCTCGTCACCCCGAAACGGCCCGAGCGCACCACCCGGGCGCGTCGCGCGGAAGGCGGGCGGGGACGCGGGCAGGGTCGAGGCGGCGCCCCCCGGGCCCGAAAGGACGGCCGCGGCAGGCGGCGCCCCCGCGCCCGCTGA
- a CDS encoding ABC transporter permease: MPILVRLAWRNIWRNRRRTWLTLAAIAFGAGLLVFNIGLQMGSYAMTIDNTVRIFYGHLQVQRAGYLDAPKMRTAVARVRELADRIGRVPGVAAAAPRAYGFALASSATRSYGIQVVGVAPRREPGVSNIPGLVRRGRYLSGDHAMEAVVGRRLARNLHLDVGGELTLLGTGRDGSVAAVAVPVAGIFETGSAEVDRGFVEIPLGTFQEVFSMDGAGHAVVVRGRGVAELGNLERRVRAALPPGEDLVVLTWDRLLPGMKELIDLDFASSWFFYAALVVVITFSIMNTFLMSVLERTREFGLLLALGMRPRRIGAMVLLEALVLTLLGLCLGECLGVAVNAWFYVHGFSIPGMEELAAHFNMPSAIRPRFTPFTLGSGPAAVFAAAMLSALYPALRARRLRPLEALKAA, from the coding sequence ATGCCGATCCTCGTCCGGCTCGCCTGGCGCAACATCTGGCGCAACCGGCGCCGCACCTGGCTCACCCTGGCCGCCATCGCCTTCGGCGCCGGGCTCCTGGTCTTCAACATCGGCCTCCAGATGGGCAGCTACGCCATGACCATCGACAACACCGTCCGGATCTTCTACGGCCACCTCCAGGTCCAGCGGGCGGGCTACCTCGACGCCCCCAAGATGCGGACCGCCGTCGCCCGGGTGCGGGAGCTGGCCGACCGCATCGGGCGCGTCCCCGGAGTGGCGGCGGCCGCGCCCCGGGCCTACGGCTTCGCCCTGGCCTCCTCCGCCACCCGAAGCTACGGCATCCAGGTGGTGGGCGTGGCCCCCCGGCGCGAGCCCGGGGTCTCGAACATCCCGGGCCTCGTCCGGCGGGGGCGCTATCTCTCCGGCGACCACGCCATGGAGGCGGTGGTGGGGCGGCGCCTGGCCCGCAACCTGCACCTCGACGTGGGCGGCGAGCTGACGCTGCTCGGCACCGGCCGGGACGGGTCCGTGGCCGCCGTGGCGGTCCCGGTGGCGGGGATCTTCGAGACCGGTTCCGCGGAGGTGGACCGGGGCTTCGTGGAGATCCCCCTGGGGACCTTCCAGGAGGTCTTCAGCATGGACGGGGCGGGACACGCCGTGGTGGTCCGGGGACGGGGCGTGGCGGAACTCGGGAACCTGGAGCGCCGGGTCCGCGCGGCCCTTCCGCCCGGGGAAGACCTCGTGGTCCTCACCTGGGACCGGCTCCTGCCCGGCATGAAGGAGCTCATCGATCTCGACTTCGCCTCGAGCTGGTTCTTCTACGCGGCCCTCGTGGTGGTCATCACCTTCAGCATCATGAACACCTTCCTCATGTCCGTGTTGGAGCGGACCCGGGAGTTCGGCCTGCTCCTCGCCCTGGGGATGCGGCCCCGGCGGATCGGCGCCATGGTGCTGCTCGAGGCCCTGGTGCTCACGCTGCTCGGCCTCTGCCTGGGCGAGTGCCTGGGTGTGGCGGTGAACGCCTGGTTCTACGTCCACGGCTTCTCCATCCCGGGCATGGAGGAACTGGCCGCCCACTTCAACATGCCCAGCGCCATCCGGCCCCGGTTCACGCCCTTCACCCTCGGCTCCGGGCCGGCGGCGGTCTTCGCCGCCGCCATGCTCTCGGCCCTCTACCCCGCCCTCCGCGCCCGGCGCCTCCGGCCGCTGGAGGCCCTGAAGGCGGCGTAA
- a CDS encoding ABC transporter permease has translation MRPRRLAFLALLGWRNLWRRPGRTAVLLAAVAAGSWTMVVSAAFMRGAIDQVVEETIRNLTGHVQVHAPGYRDDPVVDHRMPPPSPALRRALDAPGVRAWAPRVRVPAVVASERESAGVVLVGIDPAAERGLSFIPGAVVRGRGLEGPGDPGILLGRRLARHLETRVGKRVVVMSQDAANVIASRGFRVVGVFGARLEATEKAFAFTGIETAQRMLGIGGDISEIALAVTDRGRIAPVLRRLRAAAPDLDVQPWNVLEPILGLRVAFSQRFSVIWYLIVFLAMAFGLVNTLLMAVFERTREFGLFRALGMRPGAVVAQVLLEAFFLLALGLAAGNLAAVLTVAASGEGIDVSAFARGAALAGLGHVIPLEWTAGDALAANLLVIVLGMAAALYPAWRAARTLPVESIARASA, from the coding sequence ATGCGGCCGCGGCGTCTCGCCTTCCTCGCGCTCCTCGGCTGGCGCAACCTCTGGCGCCGGCCCGGGCGGACGGCGGTCCTCCTCGCGGCCGTGGCCGCCGGCAGCTGGACCATGGTGGTCTCGGCGGCCTTCATGCGCGGCGCCATCGACCAGGTGGTGGAGGAGACCATCCGGAACCTCACGGGCCACGTCCAGGTCCATGCCCCCGGCTACCGGGACGACCCGGTGGTGGACCACCGCATGCCGCCCCCCTCCCCGGCGCTCCGCCGGGCCCTGGACGCCCCCGGCGTCCGGGCCTGGGCCCCCCGGGTGCGGGTGCCGGCGGTGGTGGCCAGCGAGCGCGAGTCGGCCGGGGTGGTGCTGGTGGGGATCGACCCCGCGGCCGAGCGGGGCCTCTCCTTCATCCCCGGCGCCGTGGTGCGGGGACGCGGGCTCGAGGGACCGGGGGACCCCGGGATCCTGCTCGGCCGGCGGCTGGCCCGGCACCTCGAGACCCGGGTCGGCAAGCGGGTGGTGGTCATGAGCCAGGACGCGGCCAACGTCATCGCCAGCCGGGGCTTCCGGGTGGTGGGGGTCTTCGGGGCACGGCTCGAGGCCACGGAGAAGGCCTTCGCCTTCACGGGGATCGAGACCGCCCAGCGGATGCTCGGCATCGGAGGCGACATCTCCGAGATCGCCCTGGCGGTGACGGACCGGGGACGCATCGCCCCGGTGCTCCGCCGGCTCCGGGCCGCCGCCCCGGACCTCGACGTCCAGCCCTGGAACGTCCTCGAGCCCATCCTGGGGCTCCGGGTGGCCTTCAGCCAGCGCTTCAGCGTCATCTGGTACCTCATCGTCTTCCTCGCCATGGCCTTCGGCCTGGTGAACACCCTCCTCATGGCGGTCTTCGAGCGGACGCGGGAATTCGGGCTCTTCCGGGCGCTGGGGATGCGGCCCGGCGCGGTGGTGGCCCAGGTGCTCCTGGAGGCCTTCTTCCTCCTGGCCCTGGGGCTCGCCGCCGGCAACCTCGCCGCCGTCCTCACCGTGGCCGCCTCCGGGGAGGGCATCGACGTCTCCGCCTTCGCCCGGGGCGCGGCCCTGGCCGGCCTCGGCCACGTGATCCCCCTCGAGTGGACGGCCGGGGACGCCCTGGCGGCCAACCTGCTGGTCATCGTCCTGGGGATGGCCGCCGCCCTGTACCCCGCCTGGCGGGCCGCCCGGACGCTGCCGGTGGAGAGCATCGCGAGGGCGTCGGCATGA
- a CDS encoding outer membrane lipoprotein-sorting protein: MHTHQPARRRRAIPILLALALLAAPRGGAAASAPGRPDPRALVKAAIDYWRGTSSDSVVEMTIHRPDWERTLVLRVLTLGSDRTLVRVLAPKKDAGTGTLLVKGTMWSFSPKVNRVIRIPASMMHQSWMGSDFSNNDVARSDEIVDRYRHRLLGVERDGGREVYVVESVPLESAPVVWGREVVRIRDDEVLLGHDFYDQDGRLVKRMRTLEVRVMGGRPTAARQRMEKVEAPGEWTEVRVRRVAYGARIPEAAFTLSALRNPRRF, translated from the coding sequence GTGCACACCCACCAGCCGGCCCGGCGCCGCCGGGCGATCCCGATCCTCCTCGCCCTTGCGCTGCTGGCCGCCCCCCGCGGCGGCGCGGCGGCGTCCGCCCCCGGGAGGCCCGACCCCCGGGCCCTGGTCAAGGCCGCCATCGACTACTGGCGGGGCACCTCGTCCGACTCCGTGGTGGAGATGACCATCCACCGGCCCGACTGGGAGCGGACCCTGGTCCTCCGGGTCCTCACCCTGGGCAGCGACCGGACCCTCGTCCGGGTCCTGGCCCCGAAGAAGGACGCCGGCACCGGGACCCTCCTGGTCAAGGGGACCATGTGGAGCTTCAGCCCGAAGGTGAACCGGGTGATCCGGATCCCGGCCAGCATGATGCACCAGAGCTGGATGGGCTCCGACTTCTCCAACAACGACGTGGCCCGCTCCGACGAGATCGTGGACCGCTACCGGCACCGGCTGCTGGGCGTGGAACGGGACGGCGGCCGCGAGGTCTACGTGGTGGAATCCGTGCCCCTGGAATCGGCCCCCGTGGTCTGGGGCCGCGAGGTGGTGCGGATCCGCGACGACGAGGTCCTCCTCGGCCACGACTTCTACGACCAGGACGGCCGGCTCGTCAAGCGCATGCGGACCCTGGAGGTCCGGGTGATGGGCGGGCGCCCCACCGCGGCCCGCCAGCGCATGGAAAAGGTCGAGGCCCCGGGGGAATGGACCGAGGTCCGGGTGCGCCGGGTGGCCTACGGGGCCCGGATCCCCGAGGCGGCCTTCACCCTCTCGGCCCTGCGGAACCCGAGGAGGTTCTGA
- the recN gene encoding DNA repair protein RecN, which yields MLAELLLENFVLIDRAALAFPPGFTVLTGETGAGKSLMVRAVQLILGDRGGADVVRTGAEQGSIQAVLEPGEGARAFLEERGIEAGEDDGLILRRVFSRGGRGRIYVNGVLVTLQDLRALTGGLVSLAGQHDYQHLLRRESHGPWLDRFGGLEDRATRVRALHREAAAVRRALEEARAGRAAREEALERLRAEAGEIDALAPQPGEDEALEAERRVLRHAATLREIGERCHGALYAEKGAVCEVLARCRQDLERMAALDERLARTLEDLQSAAFQAEEAAFALRDYLQDLPADLSRLEEVEERLHRLERLKRTYGPELADVLEYRRGIDARLADLERGGGDEERLAAELARFEAELLDAARELSEARKAASGDLARAVMEELSGLKLDRAWFEVGVQAPAEPTPADVGPEGLDRVEFLFCPNVGEPIRPLAAIASGGELSRVTLALRAALARRGGIETVIFDEIDAGLGGEVADRVGQKLKALSAAGQVIAITHFPQIAAMADHHLVVEKSVEGDRTVTRVRRVEGEERVAEIARMLGGEPEAALAYARGLVGRPG from the coding sequence ATGCTCGCCGAACTCCTCCTCGAGAACTTCGTGCTCATCGACCGGGCCGCCCTGGCCTTTCCGCCCGGGTTCACGGTGCTCACCGGCGAGACCGGCGCGGGCAAATCCCTCATGGTCCGGGCGGTGCAGCTCATCCTCGGCGACCGGGGCGGCGCCGACGTGGTCCGCACCGGCGCCGAGCAGGGAAGCATCCAGGCCGTGCTGGAGCCGGGGGAGGGGGCCCGGGCCTTCCTGGAGGAGCGGGGGATCGAGGCGGGCGAGGACGACGGCCTCATCCTGCGCCGGGTCTTCTCCCGGGGCGGCCGCGGGCGGATCTACGTCAACGGGGTCCTGGTGACGCTCCAGGACCTTCGCGCCCTCACGGGGGGGCTCGTGAGCCTCGCCGGCCAGCACGACTACCAGCACCTGCTCCGGCGCGAGAGCCACGGCCCGTGGCTGGACCGGTTCGGCGGCCTGGAGGACCGGGCGACCCGGGTCCGGGCCCTCCACCGGGAGGCGGCGGCCGTGCGCCGGGCCCTCGAAGAGGCCCGCGCCGGCCGGGCGGCCCGGGAGGAGGCGCTGGAGCGGCTCCGGGCCGAGGCCGGGGAGATCGACGCCCTGGCCCCCCAGCCCGGCGAGGACGAGGCCCTGGAGGCCGAGCGCCGGGTGCTCCGCCACGCCGCCACCCTCCGGGAGATCGGCGAACGCTGCCACGGGGCCCTCTACGCCGAAAAGGGCGCGGTCTGCGAGGTGCTCGCCCGCTGCCGGCAGGACCTCGAGCGCATGGCCGCCCTGGACGAACGGCTGGCCCGCACCCTGGAGGATCTCCAGTCCGCGGCCTTCCAGGCAGAGGAGGCGGCCTTCGCCCTGCGGGACTACCTCCAGGACCTCCCCGCCGACCTCTCCCGGCTGGAAGAGGTGGAGGAGCGGCTCCACCGCCTCGAGCGCCTCAAGCGCACCTACGGCCCGGAGCTGGCCGACGTCCTGGAATACCGGCGCGGGATCGACGCCCGCCTGGCCGACCTCGAGCGGGGGGGCGGCGACGAGGAGCGCCTGGCGGCGGAGCTGGCGCGGTTCGAGGCCGAGCTCCTCGATGCGGCCCGGGAGCTGTCCGAGGCCCGGAAGGCCGCCTCCGGCGACCTGGCCCGGGCGGTCATGGAAGAGCTTTCGGGCCTCAAGCTCGACCGGGCCTGGTTCGAGGTGGGGGTCCAGGCCCCGGCCGAGCCCACGCCCGCCGACGTGGGGCCCGAAGGGCTCGACCGGGTGGAGTTCCTCTTCTGCCCCAACGTGGGGGAGCCCATCCGGCCGCTGGCGGCCATCGCCTCGGGCGGCGAGCTCTCCCGGGTGACCCTGGCCCTTCGGGCGGCCCTGGCCCGAAGAGGCGGCATCGAGACCGTCATCTTCGACGAGATCGACGCGGGCCTCGGCGGCGAGGTGGCGGACCGGGTGGGCCAAAAGCTCAAGGCCCTCTCCGCCGCCGGCCAGGTCATCGCCATCACCCACTTCCCCCAGATCGCCGCCATGGCGGATCACCACCTGGTGGTGGAGAAGTCCGTGGAGGGCGACCGCACCGTCACCCGGGTCCGCCGGGTGGAGGGGGAGGAGCGGGTGGCGGAGATCGCCCGCATGCTCGGCGGCGAGCCGGAGGCGGCCCTGGCCTACGCCCGGGGCCTGGTGGGGAGGCCGGGCTAG
- a CDS encoding VOC family protein, with protein sequence MTVFPPFFAGLPEADIPLEGVRARLVRGEGRQVVFMEFDRDVTVPEHVHGAQWGVVLRGRMELVVSGVARGCTRGETYFVPAGTPHAARIEAGYADVSVFDEPGRYAPRPRPGAPVEVCGIDHVVLTVRDVAATCDFYRRALGMRVVEFDGRRALAFGGQKINLHEAGGGPEPKAAAPTPGSADLCLVTSTPVPEILGHLEREGIPVVEGPVRRSGALGPMTSVYLRDPDGNLVEVSRYEA encoded by the coding sequence ATGACCGTGTTTCCCCCCTTCTTCGCCGGTCTCCCGGAGGCCGACATCCCCCTGGAGGGCGTCCGGGCACGGCTCGTCCGGGGCGAGGGGCGGCAGGTGGTCTTCATGGAGTTCGACCGGGACGTGACCGTGCCGGAGCATGTCCACGGGGCCCAGTGGGGCGTGGTGCTCCGGGGGCGGATGGAGCTCGTCGTCTCGGGGGTGGCGAGGGGCTGCACCCGGGGCGAGACCTACTTCGTTCCGGCCGGAACGCCCCATGCCGCCCGGATCGAGGCCGGGTACGCGGACGTTTCCGTCTTCGACGAGCCCGGCCGCTACGCGCCGCGCCCGCGCCCGGGGGCGCCCGTGGAGGTGTGCGGGATCGACCACGTCGTCCTCACCGTGCGCGACGTGGCGGCCACGTGCGACTTCTACCGCCGCGCCCTGGGCATGCGGGTGGTGGAATTCGACGGGAGGAGGGCGCTCGCCTTCGGCGGCCAGAAGATCAACCTCCACGAGGCCGGCGGCGGGCCCGAGCCCAAGGCCGCCGCTCCCACGCCCGGGAGCGCCGACCTGTGCCTGGTGACATCGACGCCCGTTCCGGAGATCCTCGGGCACCTCGAGCGCGAAGGGATCCCGGTGGTGGAGGGGCCGGTCCGGCGGTCCGGGGCCCTGGGGCCCATGACCTCCGTCTACCTCCGTGACCCCGACGGCAACCTGGTCGAGGTCTCGCGGTACGAGGCGTGA
- a CDS encoding ABC transporter ATP-binding protein, with protein sequence MTATVSCRGLTRRYRQGAVEVTALDGLDLDVAPGEFLCLSGPSGSGKTTLLNLVGGLDRPTGGTVTVAGRRLDRMGPAELAEMRLRHIGFVFQAYNLVPVLSAVENVEFVMLLQGVGRREARRRAAEILAEVGLSGLEDRRPGELSGGQQQRVAVARAIVTNPDLVLADEPTANLDSATAEALMRLLQRMNRERGVTLVVATHDPRVMEHARRLVTLTDGRIVADRRVE encoded by the coding sequence ATGACGGCCACCGTCTCGTGCCGGGGGCTCACCCGCCGCTACCGCCAGGGCGCCGTGGAGGTGACCGCCCTCGACGGCCTGGACCTCGACGTGGCCCCCGGCGAGTTCCTCTGCCTCTCGGGGCCGTCGGGCTCCGGCAAGACCACGCTCCTCAACCTCGTGGGCGGCCTCGACCGCCCCACCGGCGGCACGGTCACCGTGGCGGGCCGCCGCCTCGACCGCATGGGCCCGGCGGAGCTGGCGGAGATGCGCCTCCGGCACATCGGTTTCGTCTTCCAGGCCTACAACCTGGTCCCGGTGCTCTCCGCCGTCGAGAACGTGGAGTTCGTGATGCTGCTCCAGGGCGTCGGCCGGCGCGAGGCCCGGCGGCGGGCGGCGGAGATCCTCGCCGAGGTGGGCCTTTCCGGCCTCGAGGACCGGCGCCCCGGCGAGCTCTCCGGCGGCCAGCAGCAGCGGGTGGCCGTGGCCCGGGCCATCGTCACCAACCCGGACCTGGTCCTCGCCGACGAGCCCACGGCCAACCTCGACTCCGCCACCGCCGAGGCCCTCATGCGCCTCCTCCAGCGGATGAACCGGGAACGGGGCGTCACCCTCGTGGTGGCCACCCACGACCCGCGGGTCATGGAGCACGCGCGCCGGCTGGTCACCCTCACCGACGGGCGGATCGTGGCGGACCGGCGGGTGGAGTAA
- a CDS encoding DUF3617 domain-containing protein — protein sequence MRFLISPLAASAPAVLLAAVLAGAAPAAAADMNPGLWEITARMEMEGMPVPMPAHTYTQCIREERPVPGGGDGRDDACTMKEMKVRGDTVTWTMVCPDQGDGPTRTTGRITYKGDRFEGNVEMSEGGRVMMRQRLSGRRIGPCP from the coding sequence ATGCGCTTTCTCATTTCACCACTTGCAGCCTCGGCCCCCGCCGTCCTGCTGGCCGCCGTCCTGGCCGGCGCGGCGCCCGCGGCCGCCGCCGACATGAACCCCGGGCTCTGGGAGATCACCGCCAGAATGGAGATGGAGGGCATGCCCGTCCCCATGCCGGCCCACACGTATACCCAGTGCATCCGGGAGGAGCGGCCGGTGCCCGGGGGCGGGGACGGGCGCGACGACGCCTGTACCATGAAGGAGATGAAGGTCCGCGGCGACACGGTCACCTGGACCATGGTGTGCCCGGACCAGGGCGATGGCCCTACCCGCACCACGGGCCGGATCACCTACAAGGGCGACCGGTTCGAGGGGAACGTGGAGATGTCGGAGGGGGGCCGGGTCATGATGCGCCAGCGGCTGTCGGGGCGGCGGATCGGCCCCTGCCCCTGA